A portion of the Clostridium gelidum genome contains these proteins:
- the thiM gene encoding hydroxyethylthiazole kinase yields the protein MSNEIVIKVGKLLNEVRNNKPLVHNITNYVTVNDCANILLAIGASPIMADDIKEAADITKISSALVINIGTLNERTIESMITSGKKANELNIPVVFDPVGAGASEFRNETTKKILEEVKISVLRGNMSEIKFISGLESSTKGVDASESDMESVNDKGANVAKNLANKLNCTVAITGVTDIISDGKRVAILENGTKMLANVTGTGCMTTALVGAFCGAGSDYFIGAVSGIAAMGICGEIALEKAGQIGTGSFHIAIIDAISNLNSEIIENMVKVKEI from the coding sequence ATGAGTAATGAAATAGTTATAAAAGTAGGAAAATTATTAAATGAGGTTAGAAATAATAAACCTCTTGTACACAATATAACAAATTATGTTACAGTTAATGATTGTGCTAATATATTACTTGCAATAGGTGCATCACCAATTATGGCTGATGATATTAAGGAAGCAGCAGATATTACTAAGATTTCATCTGCTCTTGTAATAAATATTGGTACATTAAATGAAAGAACTATTGAATCTATGATAACATCAGGCAAAAAGGCAAATGAATTAAATATTCCAGTTGTGTTCGATCCGGTAGGTGCAGGTGCATCTGAGTTTAGAAATGAAACTACTAAGAAGATATTAGAAGAAGTAAAAATAAGCGTTTTACGTGGGAATATGTCTGAGATTAAGTTTATAAGTGGTTTGGAATCTTCAACTAAGGGTGTTGATGCCTCTGAAAGCGATATGGAAAGTGTCAATGATAAAGGTGCTAACGTAGCTAAGAATTTAGCTAATAAACTTAATTGTACTGTAGCGATTACAGGGGTAACAGATATTATATCTGATGGAAAAAGAGTAGCTATACTTGAAAATGGAACTAAGATGCTTGCGAATGTTACTGGAACGGGGTGCATGACTACAGCACTCGTAGGAGCATTTTGTGGGGCGGGTTCAGATTACTTTATAGGTGCAGTTTCAGGTATTGCTGCTATGGGGATTTGTGGGGAAATTGCTCTTGAAAAAGCAGGACAAATTGGAACAGGAAGTTTTCATATAGCCATAATAGATGCTATAAGTAATTTGAATTCTGAAATAATTGAAAATATGGTTAAAGTTAAAGAAATATAA
- the thiE gene encoding thiamine phosphate synthase, translating to MKPKIDYSIYLVTDRDLMSTETLEEAVEQAIIGGCTLVQLREKDCSSLDFYNTAVKVKEITDKYNVPLLINDRLDIALAVGAAGVHVGQSDLSATVVRKIIGDDKIIGVSTGCLEQALKAQKDGADYIGVGAMYATGTKKDANPTSMEELKKIRESVSLPIVVIGGINKERIKDFEGMGIDGLAIVSAIIAQNDIVGATKELKRIFKQG from the coding sequence ATGAAGCCTAAAATAGATTATAGTATTTATCTTGTAACAGATAGAGATTTGATGAGCACAGAAACTTTAGAAGAGGCTGTAGAACAAGCTATTATCGGAGGATGTACATTAGTTCAATTAAGAGAAAAGGATTGTTCATCTCTTGATTTTTATAATACTGCAGTAAAGGTAAAAGAAATAACAGATAAATATAATGTTCCATTGTTAATAAATGATAGATTAGATATTGCACTAGCAGTAGGTGCAGCAGGAGTACATGTAGGTCAAAGTGATTTATCAGCAACAGTTGTTAGAAAAATTATTGGGGATGATAAGATTATTGGAGTTTCAACAGGGTGCTTAGAACAAGCACTTAAGGCACAAAAAGATGGCGCAGATTATATAGGAGTTGGTGCTATGTATGCAACTGGTACTAAAAAAGATGCAAATCCAACTTCAATGGAAGAGTTAAAGAAAATAAGAGAAAGTGTATCTTTACCTATAGTAGTAATTGGGGGAATTAATAAAGAAAGAATTAAGGACTTTGAGGGCATGGGGATTGATGGACTTGCAATAGTTTCAGCAATTATTGCTCAAAACGATATTGTTGGGGCTACAAAGGAATTGAAAAGGATATTCAAACAAGGTTAG
- a CDS encoding PilZ domain-containing protein, which yields MKVHSEMNGFNYDVEKERRSVPRFSKKDTIQCIAINSEKCFYLFECVNISTQGIGFISQREFKKGDFLEVIVLFDKSISIQLMVRIVRNSILDGRLFIGAEFVGMPSSNYEILKSVLDGHLDNI from the coding sequence ATGAAAGTACATTCTGAAATGAATGGATTTAATTATGACGTAGAAAAAGAAAGAAGATCTGTGCCAAGATTTAGTAAAAAAGATACAATACAATGTATAGCGATAAATTCTGAAAAATGTTTTTATTTATTTGAATGTGTAAATATAAGTACACAAGGTATAGGATTTATTTCACAAAGGGAATTTAAAAAAGGTGATTTTTTAGAGGTTATTGTTTTATTTGATAAATCTATATCTATTCAACTTATGGTAAGAATTGTAAGAAACAGTATTCTTGATGGACGTTTGTTTATAGGTGCTGAGTTTGTTGGTATGCCTAGTTCTAATTATGAAATATTAAAAAGTGTCTTGGATGGACATTTGGATAATATTTAA